Proteins encoded together in one Ipomoea triloba cultivar NCNSP0323 chromosome 4, ASM357664v1 window:
- the LOC116016431 gene encoding U-box domain-containing protein 33 isoform X1, translating to MALGASTPLIPRSPIRYPDVDMSGLNLGGGGSSEIVELSPSPSTATPARVSDDTLYVAVGKEVKESEYTIAWALHNSGGRRLCILHVHTPAQKIPMMGTKFSIDQLEEHQVKAYHDKERQDTYKILDKYLLICGRAGAQVDRLYIETDSIEKGIVDLISKHGIRKLVMGAAANKCYSKRMTEVKSKKAIYVREQAPPFCQIRFICKGNLIYTRESRLEGINSAIASPPLNTSPAGDTGQLSSLRRSATEGHTNEVNLVGSLPEFRRVQSDSIGINLSGLPSSTGTGRVSFSNSSNVEGSTDGWNGIPRRSFSVASHFSSCSSGDMGDDSPSISLSRSEGRDNVLDYYALYDHRHTSPPSTAVGSVDDELYDRLEQYVAEAENSRREAFGESQKRMKAEKEAIEARRRANASETMYAEEFRRRSAIEEALARSKDEVEQMKRQINEVMEDLQAAQEQKSSLESQIANSDKMVQELEQKIFSAVELLQKYKKEREELEVERDNALKVVEDMKRKLDKEASSSSTTQFFAEFSFSEIEEATSDFDPNLKIGEGGYGSIYRGVLRQTPVAIKILHPDSSQGPSEFQQEVNILSKLRHPNLVTLIGACPESFTLVYEYLPNGSLEDRISCKGNTPPLTWQTRIRIATELCSALIFLHSCNGQGIVHGDLKPANILLDLNFVSKLSDFGICRVLSQNEFSDNNTSLCWRTDPKGTFVYMDPEFLSTGELTPKSDVYSFGIILLRLLTGKPALGITREVQYALDKGNLKDLLDPTAGDWPFVQAKQLAHLAMSCCEMNRRQRPDLASEVWKVLEPMRASCGASSSFQLSSEERCQIPHYFICPIFQEIMEDPVVAADGFTYEAEALRGWLDSGHDTSPMTNLQLSHTNLVANRALRSAIQEWLQQH from the exons ATGGCGTTGGGAGCATCTACGCCCTTAATTCCGCGAAGTCCGATTCGGTACCCGGATGTGGACATGTCGGGTCTGAATTTGGGCGGCGGTGGTAGCAGTGAAATTGTCGAGCTGTCGCCGAGTCCGTCAACGGCCACGCCGGCGAGAGTTTCCGACGATACGTTGTACGTCGCGGTGGGGAAGGAAGTTAAAGAGAGTGAATACACTATAGCTTGGGCTTTGCATAACTCTGGAGGGAGGAGACTTTGCATTCTTCATGTTCACACTCCAGCTCAGAAAATCCCAATGa TGGGTACAAAGTTTAGTATTGATCAACTAGAAGAACATCAAGTTAAAGCATACCATGATAAAGAGAGGCAAGACACTTACAAGATTTTGGACAAATATCTTCTCATCTGTGGCCGAGCAGGG GCTCAGGTGGATAGACTCTACATTGAGACGGACTCTATTGAGAAGGGCATAGTGGACCTCATTTCTAAGCATGGCATCAGGAAGCTTGTTATGGGAGCAGCTGCTAACAAGTGCTACTCAAA GAGAATGACAGAGGTCAAGTCTAAGAAAGCTATTTATGTCCGTGAACAAGCACCTCCATTCTGTCAGATCCGGTTTATTTGCAAAGGGAATCTTATTTATACAAG AGAAAGTAGATTGGAGGGGATTAATTCAGCAATTGCATCTCCACCACTTAACACAAGTCCAGCTGGTGATACAGGACAATTGAGCTCTCTGAGAAGATCTGCTACAGAAGGGCACACTAACGAAGTAAATCTCGTTGGATCTCTTCCAGAATTTAGGAGAGTACAATCTGATAGTATTGGAATAAACCTTTCTGGACTTCCTAGTTCTACTGGCACAGGACGGGTTTCTTTTTCTAACAGTTCAAATGTAGAAGGAAGCACTGATGGATGGAATGGAATACCAAGGAGAAGTTTCTCAGTGGCTTCACACTTTTCTTCATGTTCATCTGGGGATATGGGTGATGATTCACCTTCTATTTCTTTATCCAGGAGTGAAGGGAGGGACAATGTATTAGACTATTATGCACTTTATGACCATCGACACACTTCTCCACCTAGTACTGCA GTAGGAAGTGTGGATGATGAGCTATATGATAGACTTGAACAATATGTGGCTGAAGCAGAAAATTCTAGGAGAGAAGCTTTTGGAGAATCACAGAAGCGTATGAAAGCTGAGAAGGAAGCAATTGAAGCTAGGCGCAGG GCTAATGCATCAGAAACAATGTATGCTGAAGAATTCAGACGAAGGAGTGCAATTGAGGAAGcactagcaaggagcaaggatgAAGTTGAACAGATGAAAAGGCAGATAAATGAAGTCATGGAAGATCTTCAGGCTGCACAAGAACAGAAATCTTCCCTGGAGAGCCAGATTGCAAACTCTGATAAGATGGTACAGGAGTTGGAGCAGAAGATATTCTCTGCTGTTGAACTTCTGCAGAAGTacaaaaaagagagagaagagttGGAGGTGGAGCGTGACAATGCACTTAAAGTAGTTGAGGATATGAAGAGAAAACTAGACAAGGAAGCCTCAAGTTCATCTACAACTCAATTCTTTGCTGAATTCTCATTTAGCGAAATCGAAGAAGCAACTTCCGATTTTGACCCTAACCTGAAGATTGGGGAAGGTGGTTACGGAAGCATTTATAGAGGTGTGCTTCGCCAGACACCAGTAGCGATAAAGATTCTTCACCCTGATAGCTCACAAGGTCCCTCAGAGTTTCAACAAGAG GTCAATATCTTGAGTAAGTTGAGGCATCCAAATCTTGTCACTCTAATTGGGGCATGTCCAGAATCATTCACACTTGTCTATGAATATCTTCCTAATGGAAGCCTTGAGGACCGTATCAGCTGCAAGGGCAACACACCTCCACTCACATGGCAAACTCGAATCCGCATTGCAACTGAGCTCTGTTCTGCTCTGATATTCTTACATTCGTGCAATGGTCAGGGCATTGTGCACGGTGACCTAAAGCCAGCAAATATTTTGCTGGATTTGAACTTTGTGAGTAAGCTCAGTGACTTTGGAATTTGCCGTGTTCTCTCTCAAAATGAATTTTCAGATAATAATACTTCACTCTGTTGGAGAACTGATCCGAAAGGCACTTTTGTATATATGGATCCTGAGTTCCTTTCAACAGGAGAGCTTACTCCAAAGTCTGATGTCTATTCGTTTGGAATCATACTATTGAGGTTGCTAACTGGAAAGCCTGCATTAGGAATTACAAGGGAAGTTCAATATGCCTTGGACAAAGGAAATCTAAAAGATCTTCTGGATCCAACTGCTGGGGACTGGCCATTTGTGCAAGCTAAACAGCTGGCTCACTTGGCAATGAGTTGCTGTGAGATGAATCGCAGGCAGAGACCAGACCTTGCTTCAGAGGTGTGGAAGGTGCTTGAACCAATGAGAGCTTCATGTGGTGCCTCATCGTCGTTTCAACTAAGTTCCGAAGAGCGTTGCCAAATCCCTCACTATTTTATATGTCCCATCTTTCAG GAAATCATGGAAGACCCTGTAGTTGCAGCTGATGGTTTCACTTACGAGGCCGAAGCTCTAAGAGGATGGTTGGACAGTGGGCATGACACGTCACCCATGACAAATCTCCAGCTTTCCCACACCAATCTCGTGGCAAATCGCGCTCTTCGTTCTGCTATACAGGAGTGGCTGCAGCAGCACTGA
- the LOC116016431 gene encoding U-box domain-containing protein 33 isoform X2 produces the protein MALGASTPLIPRSPIRYPDVDMSGLNLGGGGSSEIVELSPSPSTATPARVSDDTLYVAVGKEVKESEYTIAWALHNSGGRRLCILHVHTPAQKIPMMGTKFSIDQLEEHQVKAYHDKERQDTYKILDKYLLICGRAGVDRLYIETDSIEKGIVDLISKHGIRKLVMGAAANKCYSKRMTEVKSKKAIYVREQAPPFCQIRFICKGNLIYTRESRLEGINSAIASPPLNTSPAGDTGQLSSLRRSATEGHTNEVNLVGSLPEFRRVQSDSIGINLSGLPSSTGTGRVSFSNSSNVEGSTDGWNGIPRRSFSVASHFSSCSSGDMGDDSPSISLSRSEGRDNVLDYYALYDHRHTSPPSTAVGSVDDELYDRLEQYVAEAENSRREAFGESQKRMKAEKEAIEARRRANASETMYAEEFRRRSAIEEALARSKDEVEQMKRQINEVMEDLQAAQEQKSSLESQIANSDKMVQELEQKIFSAVELLQKYKKEREELEVERDNALKVVEDMKRKLDKEASSSSTTQFFAEFSFSEIEEATSDFDPNLKIGEGGYGSIYRGVLRQTPVAIKILHPDSSQGPSEFQQEVNILSKLRHPNLVTLIGACPESFTLVYEYLPNGSLEDRISCKGNTPPLTWQTRIRIATELCSALIFLHSCNGQGIVHGDLKPANILLDLNFVSKLSDFGICRVLSQNEFSDNNTSLCWRTDPKGTFVYMDPEFLSTGELTPKSDVYSFGIILLRLLTGKPALGITREVQYALDKGNLKDLLDPTAGDWPFVQAKQLAHLAMSCCEMNRRQRPDLASEVWKVLEPMRASCGASSSFQLSSEERCQIPHYFICPIFQEIMEDPVVAADGFTYEAEALRGWLDSGHDTSPMTNLQLSHTNLVANRALRSAIQEWLQQH, from the exons ATGGCGTTGGGAGCATCTACGCCCTTAATTCCGCGAAGTCCGATTCGGTACCCGGATGTGGACATGTCGGGTCTGAATTTGGGCGGCGGTGGTAGCAGTGAAATTGTCGAGCTGTCGCCGAGTCCGTCAACGGCCACGCCGGCGAGAGTTTCCGACGATACGTTGTACGTCGCGGTGGGGAAGGAAGTTAAAGAGAGTGAATACACTATAGCTTGGGCTTTGCATAACTCTGGAGGGAGGAGACTTTGCATTCTTCATGTTCACACTCCAGCTCAGAAAATCCCAATGa TGGGTACAAAGTTTAGTATTGATCAACTAGAAGAACATCAAGTTAAAGCATACCATGATAAAGAGAGGCAAGACACTTACAAGATTTTGGACAAATATCTTCTCATCTGTGGCCGAGCAGGG GTGGATAGACTCTACATTGAGACGGACTCTATTGAGAAGGGCATAGTGGACCTCATTTCTAAGCATGGCATCAGGAAGCTTGTTATGGGAGCAGCTGCTAACAAGTGCTACTCAAA GAGAATGACAGAGGTCAAGTCTAAGAAAGCTATTTATGTCCGTGAACAAGCACCTCCATTCTGTCAGATCCGGTTTATTTGCAAAGGGAATCTTATTTATACAAG AGAAAGTAGATTGGAGGGGATTAATTCAGCAATTGCATCTCCACCACTTAACACAAGTCCAGCTGGTGATACAGGACAATTGAGCTCTCTGAGAAGATCTGCTACAGAAGGGCACACTAACGAAGTAAATCTCGTTGGATCTCTTCCAGAATTTAGGAGAGTACAATCTGATAGTATTGGAATAAACCTTTCTGGACTTCCTAGTTCTACTGGCACAGGACGGGTTTCTTTTTCTAACAGTTCAAATGTAGAAGGAAGCACTGATGGATGGAATGGAATACCAAGGAGAAGTTTCTCAGTGGCTTCACACTTTTCTTCATGTTCATCTGGGGATATGGGTGATGATTCACCTTCTATTTCTTTATCCAGGAGTGAAGGGAGGGACAATGTATTAGACTATTATGCACTTTATGACCATCGACACACTTCTCCACCTAGTACTGCA GTAGGAAGTGTGGATGATGAGCTATATGATAGACTTGAACAATATGTGGCTGAAGCAGAAAATTCTAGGAGAGAAGCTTTTGGAGAATCACAGAAGCGTATGAAAGCTGAGAAGGAAGCAATTGAAGCTAGGCGCAGG GCTAATGCATCAGAAACAATGTATGCTGAAGAATTCAGACGAAGGAGTGCAATTGAGGAAGcactagcaaggagcaaggatgAAGTTGAACAGATGAAAAGGCAGATAAATGAAGTCATGGAAGATCTTCAGGCTGCACAAGAACAGAAATCTTCCCTGGAGAGCCAGATTGCAAACTCTGATAAGATGGTACAGGAGTTGGAGCAGAAGATATTCTCTGCTGTTGAACTTCTGCAGAAGTacaaaaaagagagagaagagttGGAGGTGGAGCGTGACAATGCACTTAAAGTAGTTGAGGATATGAAGAGAAAACTAGACAAGGAAGCCTCAAGTTCATCTACAACTCAATTCTTTGCTGAATTCTCATTTAGCGAAATCGAAGAAGCAACTTCCGATTTTGACCCTAACCTGAAGATTGGGGAAGGTGGTTACGGAAGCATTTATAGAGGTGTGCTTCGCCAGACACCAGTAGCGATAAAGATTCTTCACCCTGATAGCTCACAAGGTCCCTCAGAGTTTCAACAAGAG GTCAATATCTTGAGTAAGTTGAGGCATCCAAATCTTGTCACTCTAATTGGGGCATGTCCAGAATCATTCACACTTGTCTATGAATATCTTCCTAATGGAAGCCTTGAGGACCGTATCAGCTGCAAGGGCAACACACCTCCACTCACATGGCAAACTCGAATCCGCATTGCAACTGAGCTCTGTTCTGCTCTGATATTCTTACATTCGTGCAATGGTCAGGGCATTGTGCACGGTGACCTAAAGCCAGCAAATATTTTGCTGGATTTGAACTTTGTGAGTAAGCTCAGTGACTTTGGAATTTGCCGTGTTCTCTCTCAAAATGAATTTTCAGATAATAATACTTCACTCTGTTGGAGAACTGATCCGAAAGGCACTTTTGTATATATGGATCCTGAGTTCCTTTCAACAGGAGAGCTTACTCCAAAGTCTGATGTCTATTCGTTTGGAATCATACTATTGAGGTTGCTAACTGGAAAGCCTGCATTAGGAATTACAAGGGAAGTTCAATATGCCTTGGACAAAGGAAATCTAAAAGATCTTCTGGATCCAACTGCTGGGGACTGGCCATTTGTGCAAGCTAAACAGCTGGCTCACTTGGCAATGAGTTGCTGTGAGATGAATCGCAGGCAGAGACCAGACCTTGCTTCAGAGGTGTGGAAGGTGCTTGAACCAATGAGAGCTTCATGTGGTGCCTCATCGTCGTTTCAACTAAGTTCCGAAGAGCGTTGCCAAATCCCTCACTATTTTATATGTCCCATCTTTCAG GAAATCATGGAAGACCCTGTAGTTGCAGCTGATGGTTTCACTTACGAGGCCGAAGCTCTAAGAGGATGGTTGGACAGTGGGCATGACACGTCACCCATGACAAATCTCCAGCTTTCCCACACCAATCTCGTGGCAAATCGCGCTCTTCGTTCTGCTATACAGGAGTGGCTGCAGCAGCACTGA
- the LOC116014867 gene encoding mucin-2-like, producing MEIGGTSANIMPSSSRNPSPPSSYFASPVPSYQPSPLSSSCPSPTHHGGDGKMPPHPFAFLRSATPSSLPALRISSAPVTPPISSPSLVYRPTLTYPNPNPIQRSDLHKHGNTEELTLTLHPQATITSEDEDGSGDGLITSLRSAVLTTKITMSAILANIRGKSICFATAIIERLRFEDSRNGVATVD from the coding sequence ATGGAGATTGGAGGAACTTCAGCCAACATTATGCCGAGTTCTTCCCGGAATCCTAGCCCGCCGTCGTCCTACTTTGCCAGTCCGGTGCCGTCGTACCAGCCGAGTCCGCTGTCCTCCTCCTGCCCAAGTCCGACTCATCACGGCGGCGACGGGAAGATGCCACCGCATCCATTTGCGTTTCTGCGCAGTGCTACTCCCTCTTCACTGCCTGCTCTGAGGATATCAAGCGCCCCGGTAACCCCGCCGATTTCCTCCCCATCACTTGTTTACAGACCTACATTAACTTACCCAAATCCTAATCCTATTCAACGATCTGATCTGCATAAGCATGGCAACACAGAGGAATTGACCCTCACCCTGCACCCCCAGGCCACCATTACCAGCGAAGACGAAGACGGTTCTGGCGACGGTCTTATCACCAGCTTGCGAAGCGCAGTTTTGACGACGAAGATTACGATGAGTGCCATCTTGGCGAATATTAGAGGAAAGAGCATATGCTTTGCAACTGCAATTATTGAACGGCTGAGATTTGAGGATAGCAGGAACGGGGTCGCGACTGTGGATTGA